Proteins encoded in a region of the Acidobacteriota bacterium genome:
- a CDS encoding sodium:solute symporter has translation MNWVLLALVGYLAIQLAIGAWLAPKIHTESDYLIAGRRLGYPLTIFSIFATWFGAETCIASAGRAWEEGFSLTSAEPFAYGITLMLTGVVFAVPIWRMKLTTMADFFRQRYDPRVEKIAALMLIPPGVLWAAAQLRGFGQVLTTVTTMEIGVAITIAAAFCIVYTVLGGLLADALTDLIQGAVLILGLVVLLVAVVLTLGGPAATLAAIDPSRITLVSPGVTPTFFGMLEEYAIPIAGSVVAVELLSRVIAARTPEVARNGAVMAGGLYILIGVIPVVLGLAAARLVPNLPDAEQFLPALALQLLPTAGYVVFIGALISAILSTVDTILLVAGGLLAHNLVGPLFNVTEERTKLRLARMGVLLFGIIALYLALGGRGVAELVQESSSFGTAGTLVVVTFGLFTRYGGARAAALTLLGGLAAYAGATALEMPYPFITSLGTSVVLYLAGGFRERV, from the coding sequence GTGAACTGGGTGTTGTTGGCCCTGGTTGGCTATCTGGCCATCCAGTTGGCGATCGGTGCATGGCTGGCGCCGAAGATCCACACGGAATCCGACTATCTCATCGCGGGCCGTCGGCTCGGATACCCGCTCACCATCTTCTCGATCTTCGCGACATGGTTCGGTGCCGAGACGTGCATCGCGTCCGCCGGCCGCGCCTGGGAAGAGGGTTTCTCGCTGACCTCGGCTGAGCCCTTTGCCTACGGCATCACGCTGATGCTCACCGGCGTCGTCTTTGCCGTCCCGATTTGGCGCATGAAGCTGACGACGATGGCGGATTTCTTCAGACAGCGGTACGACCCTCGCGTCGAGAAGATCGCGGCGCTGATGTTGATCCCTCCAGGCGTATTGTGGGCAGCCGCCCAGCTCCGCGGCTTCGGGCAGGTGCTGACCACAGTTACCACGATGGAGATTGGGGTCGCCATCACCATCGCCGCCGCCTTCTGCATCGTCTACACCGTGCTCGGCGGGTTGCTGGCGGATGCGCTCACGGATCTGATTCAGGGTGCTGTGCTTATTCTCGGGCTCGTTGTTCTTCTGGTGGCGGTTGTATTGACATTGGGAGGACCGGCCGCGACGCTCGCGGCCATCGACCCTTCCAGAATCACCCTCGTCAGTCCCGGCGTGACCCCGACGTTTTTCGGGATGCTTGAGGAGTACGCGATTCCTATCGCCGGCTCGGTGGTCGCTGTGGAGCTGCTGAGCCGGGTGATTGCGGCACGAACCCCAGAGGTCGCACGCAACGGAGCGGTCATGGCCGGCGGCTTGTACATCCTGATCGGCGTGATTCCTGTCGTGCTGGGGCTCGCGGCGGCCCGCCTGGTGCCGAACCTGCCGGATGCCGAGCAGTTCCTTCCGGCTCTCGCGCTCCAACTTCTGCCGACGGCCGGGTATGTCGTGTTCATCGGCGCGCTGATCTCCGCGATTCTCTCGACAGTGGACACCATCCTGCTTGTGGCCGGCGGTCTGCTCGCGCACAACCTTGTCGGGCCCTTGTTCAACGTGACTGAAGAGCGCACCAAGCTCCGACTGGCGCGAATGGGCGTGCTGCTCTTCGGCATCATCGCGCTCTACCTCGCACTGGGTGGGCGGGGAGTCGCCGAACTGGTTCAGGAGTCCTCGTCGTTTGGAACGGCGGGCACGCTGGTAGTCGTGACGTTCGGGTTGTTCACACGATACGGTGGTGCCCGAGCCGCCGCGCTCACGTTGCTGGGGGGACTGGCTGCGTACGCCGGAGCCACGGCGCTCGAGATGCCGTATCCGTTCATCACGTCGCTGGGCACATCGGTGGTGTTGTATCTGGCAGGAGGATTTCGTGAGCGAGTCTGA
- a CDS encoding DUF1080 domain-containing protein, translated as MSAPLAVMVVGLLTSLSGQATQPQWVSLFDGKTITHWRGFKMTTVPDSWVVEEGAITWTKGAAVDLVSREQFTSFEFEFDWKVPPGGNSGIMFRVTEDLERTYHSGPEFQILDNARHSDGKNPMTSAAANHSLHAPIRDLCKPVGEWNQGRLIVNGNHVEHWLNGVKAVEYDLFSPDWTKRLLASKFRDMPRYGREPQGHIVLQEHGSRVQYRNLRIRKLP; from the coding sequence GTGTCAGCCCCGCTTGCGGTCATGGTGGTCGGGCTGCTGACTTCACTCTCTGGGCAGGCGACGCAACCGCAGTGGGTCTCGCTGTTTGATGGGAAGACGATCACCCACTGGCGTGGTTTCAAGATGACCACTGTGCCCGACAGTTGGGTGGTCGAGGAAGGCGCGATTACCTGGACCAAAGGGGCCGCGGTCGATCTGGTCAGCCGGGAGCAGTTCACGAGCTTCGAGTTCGAGTTCGACTGGAAGGTGCCGCCCGGCGGCAATAGCGGCATCATGTTCCGTGTGACCGAGGACCTCGAGCGCACGTATCACAGCGGCCCGGAGTTTCAGATTCTGGACAATGCCCGCCACTCCGACGGCAAGAATCCGATGACGTCAGCCGCCGCCAACCACTCGCTCCACGCGCCAATCAGGGACTTGTGCAAGCCCGTGGGCGAGTGGAACCAGGGCCGGCTGATTGTGAACGGCAACCACGTCGAACACTGGCTCAACGGCGTGAAGGCCGTGGAGTACGACCTATTCAGCCCCGACTGGACCAAACGCCTGCTCGCGAGCAAGTTCAGGGACATGCCGCGATACGGCCGCGAACCGCAGGGACACATCGTCCTGCAGGAGCATGGGTCACGGGTGCAGTACAGAAACCTGCGTATCCGGAAGCTGCCATAA
- a CDS encoding DUF2200 domain-containing protein — protein MKTDAATLKRVYAMSLAGVYPHYVAKAEKKGRTKAEVDQIIRWLTGYTQPQLDRILEKRTTIETFITKARMNPSRTLVTGAICGVRVEDIEDPVMQGIRYLDKLIDELAKGRPMEKILRKG, from the coding sequence ATGAAGACCGATGCTGCCACACTGAAGCGCGTCTACGCCATGAGCCTTGCGGGTGTCTATCCGCACTACGTGGCCAAGGCCGAAAAAAAGGGGCGCACAAAGGCCGAGGTCGATCAGATCATCCGCTGGCTCACGGGCTACACCCAGCCACAGCTGGACCGCATTCTGGAGAAGCGGACCACGATCGAGACCTTCATTACCAAGGCCCGGATGAATCCGTCGCGCACGTTGGTCACCGGGGCGATCTGCGGTGTCCGCGTCGAAGACATTGAAGACCCTGTCATGCAGGGAATCCGCTACCTCGACAAGTTGATCGACGAGCTGGCGAAAGGACGGCCCATGGAGAAGATCCTGCGGAAGGGATGA
- a CDS encoding metallophosphoesterase, with translation MGHSTDDKDRKSLDRRTFIKVGGLGAAAIASGAAGRGSVDGERVAPEQGAAGQAAARRGSQFRRNFDPVPEAAPKMHFAVFTDTHVGQHNRSPQWDFAQHLDKLADDIMDSALPCEFVVHLGDGAFNSTAHVNGVGLPENMQGDKKNNLKDFLISHVNVPFHYVGGNIDLTDYSNNPGPKGHEHDPFVLMKTYINETELNHYPYAFMRNGILFLAVPEMDFEPWTRPATCEWLEFMTTHYHAATTIILAHQAIEDTTPADGAQNSYRGEQDQDWWASLFQRNPQIKMYMHGHNHLTAWYQGNRSSGFSQPVQDFGHEMVFAAPMPGMSWITDHNQVDAVAIFTIAAGFITAKAWKQNGTQGKWSGGFDHTWATDTTFDPNAEDWYSFPFLIQDGETQQTDMKVLSGKTTLQLVGTAPMELFYDPYMETKGIHTNENVLAFDDDVNGKVTPTTPGMTVHGPHTLKFPPKTEWDRYCHDGHGGPPYRMFACGTTPAAAPGGSYLVTMRARARAGAGRVKVTLSCSDWGTKSQYSTLAGSAREVIAHTFGADYVTVTGVYTAPADDNAWFVQGSLEFENEIDVSYFSIKRTQTSETTDNFSVMLNNKPYAVAGTLKRFQTREFPVSPVDLADANGVIRLKASIKGNHYGMARLIYRGPLLMGRNARYRVNAVEGNTFDITLTEKLSGFENIFKMFPFSTKYGGVAVETADGAGEHHVSQNKNQWLTSDLTTLKRLRITYPAGGA, from the coding sequence CGGCCAGGCGGGGCTCCCAGTTTCGGCGGAACTTCGACCCAGTGCCCGAGGCCGCGCCGAAGATGCACTTCGCCGTGTTCACCGACACTCACGTCGGGCAGCACAACCGGTCGCCTCAGTGGGACTTCGCGCAGCATCTCGACAAGCTGGCCGACGACATCATGGACAGCGCCCTGCCCTGTGAGTTCGTCGTCCACCTGGGCGACGGCGCGTTCAACAGTACCGCGCACGTCAACGGCGTGGGCCTGCCCGAGAACATGCAGGGCGACAAGAAGAACAACCTGAAAGACTTCCTGATCAGCCACGTCAACGTGCCCTTCCACTACGTGGGCGGCAACATCGACCTCACCGACTACAGCAACAATCCGGGCCCGAAGGGGCACGAACACGATCCGTTTGTCTTGATGAAGACGTACATCAACGAAACGGAGCTGAACCACTACCCCTACGCGTTCATGCGCAACGGCATCCTGTTTCTGGCGGTGCCGGAAATGGATTTTGAACCATGGACGCGGCCTGCCACTTGCGAGTGGCTCGAGTTCATGACGACGCACTATCACGCCGCCACCACCATCATCCTGGCGCATCAGGCCATCGAAGACACGACGCCGGCCGACGGGGCGCAGAACTCCTACCGCGGAGAGCAGGACCAGGATTGGTGGGCGAGCCTCTTCCAGCGCAATCCGCAGATCAAGATGTACATGCACGGCCACAATCACCTGACGGCCTGGTACCAGGGCAACCGGAGCAGCGGGTTCAGTCAGCCGGTGCAGGACTTTGGGCACGAGATGGTGTTTGCGGCCCCGATGCCGGGCATGAGCTGGATCACTGACCACAACCAGGTCGACGCGGTAGCCATCTTCACGATTGCGGCCGGTTTCATCACCGCGAAGGCGTGGAAACAGAACGGCACCCAGGGCAAGTGGAGCGGCGGGTTCGACCACACCTGGGCCACCGACACCACGTTCGATCCGAACGCCGAAGACTGGTACAGCTTTCCATTCCTCATTCAGGACGGCGAAACGCAGCAGACCGACATGAAGGTGCTCTCGGGCAAGACCACGCTGCAACTCGTGGGCACGGCGCCGATGGAGCTCTTCTACGACCCCTACATGGAGACGAAGGGCATACACACGAACGAGAACGTGCTGGCGTTCGACGATGACGTGAATGGCAAGGTGACGCCGACCACGCCGGGCATGACCGTGCATGGTCCACACACGCTCAAGTTTCCGCCCAAGACCGAGTGGGATCGCTATTGCCACGACGGGCACGGCGGACCGCCGTACCGGATGTTTGCGTGCGGCACCACCCCTGCTGCGGCGCCGGGCGGTTCGTACCTGGTGACGATGAGGGCGAGGGCGCGCGCGGGTGCCGGTCGGGTGAAGGTGACGCTGAGCTGCAGCGACTGGGGCACGAAGTCGCAGTACAGCACGCTGGCCGGCAGCGCCCGCGAAGTGATCGCGCACACCTTCGGTGCCGACTACGTCACCGTCACCGGCGTCTACACGGCGCCTGCCGACGACAATGCCTGGTTCGTGCAGGGCAGCCTGGAGTTCGAGAACGAAATCGACGTGTCGTATTTCAGCATCAAGCGCACGCAAACGAGCGAGACCACCGACAATTTCAGCGTGATGCTCAACAACAAGCCCTATGCGGTGGCCGGCACCCTGAAGCGATTCCAGACGCGCGAGTTTCCGGTGAGTCCCGTGGACCTGGCCGATGCCAACGGCGTCATCAGGCTCAAGGCGTCCATCAAGGGCAACCACTACGGCATGGCGCGCTTGATCTATCGCGGCCCACTATTGATGGGCCGAAACGCGCGCTATCGCGTCAACGCGGTCGAGGGCAACACTTTTGACATCACGCTGACCGAGAAGTTGTCGGGCTTCGAGAACATTTTCAAGATGTTCCCGTTCAGCACCAAGTACGGTGGGGTCGCCGTCGAGACAGCCGACGGCGCCGGTGAGCATCATGTGAGCCAGAACAAGAACCAGTGGCTCACGAGTGATCTGACAACCCTGAAGCGGCTCCGGATTACCTATCCGGCAGGAGGGGCCTGA